Proteins encoded in a region of the Streptomyces sp. NBC_00513 genome:
- a CDS encoding cytochrome P450 gives MSSHTADAHVIDPAGGCPHALNARLRSRGAVAEVVLPGGVPGAVVLGHEALKEFLAHPDVAKDARHFPGLHDGSVPRDWPLRVFANAQGMHTADDADHRRLRSLVGNAFTARQVERLRPRIEELTTGLLDDLGAAAAASPDGVADLRTHFALPLPMSVICELLGVDEEHRGRLHHLSNTVIVSTDTTPAEVMAAVRELVELMGTIAAARRAAPGDDLTSALIAARDGDGDRLSEAELIGTMRLMLVAGHETTLNLISNAVRALCTHRDQLALVREGKASWSDVVDETLRWDGPVSWFPFRYPTRDVTVGGAVIPRGTPVLAGYTAAGRDEAAYGTGADRFDLTRENSRNLSFGHGAHYCVGAPLARLEAVIALERLFDRFPDLDLAVPDAELPYQRSFIGNSVQTLPIRLG, from the coding sequence TTGTCGTCCCACACTGCAGACGCGCACGTCATCGATCCCGCCGGGGGGTGTCCGCACGCCCTCAACGCCCGCCTGCGGTCCCGGGGCGCCGTAGCCGAGGTCGTCCTCCCCGGCGGAGTGCCCGGCGCGGTCGTCCTGGGCCATGAGGCACTGAAGGAGTTCCTGGCCCACCCCGATGTCGCCAAGGACGCCCGACACTTCCCCGGCCTGCATGACGGCAGCGTCCCCCGGGACTGGCCCCTGCGGGTCTTCGCCAACGCCCAGGGCATGCACACCGCCGACGACGCCGACCACCGCCGGCTGCGCTCCCTGGTCGGCAACGCCTTCACGGCCCGCCAGGTGGAGCGACTGCGGCCGCGTATCGAGGAGTTGACCACCGGACTGCTCGACGACCTCGGCGCGGCGGCGGCGGCGTCCCCGGACGGCGTCGCGGACCTCAGGACCCACTTCGCGCTGCCCCTGCCGATGAGCGTCATCTGCGAACTGCTCGGCGTGGACGAGGAGCACCGGGGGCGGCTGCACCACTTGTCCAACACGGTGATCGTCTCCACCGACACCACCCCGGCCGAGGTGATGGCCGCCGTACGCGAGCTCGTCGAACTCATGGGCACCATCGCCGCCGCCCGCCGGGCCGCACCGGGCGATGACCTCACGAGCGCCCTGATCGCGGCCCGCGACGGGGACGGCGACCGGCTCAGCGAGGCCGAACTCATCGGCACGATGCGGCTGATGCTCGTCGCCGGGCACGAGACCACGCTCAATCTGATCAGCAACGCCGTGCGCGCCCTGTGCACCCACCGCGATCAGCTCGCGCTGGTCCGCGAGGGAAAGGCGAGCTGGTCGGACGTGGTCGACGAGACCCTGCGCTGGGACGGCCCCGTCAGCTGGTTCCCGTTCCGCTACCCCACCCGCGACGTGACCGTCGGCGGCGCCGTCATCCCGCGGGGCACCCCGGTCCTCGCGGGCTACACCGCGGCCGGTCGCGACGAGGCCGCGTACGGTACCGGGGCGGACCGGTTCGACCTCACCCGGGAGAACAGCCGCAACCTCTCCTTCGGGCACGGCGCCCACTACTGCGTGGGCGCCCCGCTCGCCCGGCTGGAGGCCGTCATCGCCCTGGAGCGGCTCTTCGACCGGTTCCCGGACCTCGACCTCGCGGTGCCCGACGCGGAACTGCCCTACCAGCGCAGTTTCATCGGCAACAGCGTGCAGACGCTCCCGATCCGCCTGGGGTGA
- a CDS encoding fasciclin domain-containing protein has protein sequence MTARRNTGIRRAAFAASAVAALALGPALAAGSAMAADGEPFGPGCASVPKDGSGSFAGMAKDPVATAASNNPALSTLVTAVKKAGLVDTLNSAKDITVFAPTNAAFAKVPKADLEKLLADKAQLAKVLTYHVVGRELTPKQLEQGSFDTLSKQRLTTSGSGESFKVNGNASVVCGDVHTANATVYLVDSVLMPKS, from the coding sequence ATGACAGCACGTCGCAACACAGGCATACGCAGGGCGGCGTTCGCCGCGTCGGCCGTGGCCGCACTGGCCCTGGGGCCGGCTCTCGCCGCGGGTTCCGCGATGGCGGCGGACGGCGAACCGTTCGGACCGGGCTGCGCCTCGGTACCGAAGGACGGCTCGGGCTCCTTCGCCGGCATGGCCAAGGACCCCGTGGCGACGGCCGCGTCCAACAACCCGGCACTGTCGACCCTGGTCACCGCCGTCAAGAAGGCCGGCCTGGTCGACACCCTGAACAGCGCGAAGGACATCACGGTGTTCGCGCCGACCAATGCGGCCTTCGCCAAGGTGCCGAAGGCCGACCTGGAGAAGCTGCTGGCCGACAAGGCGCAGCTCGCCAAGGTCCTCACCTACCACGTGGTGGGCCGGGAGCTGACGCCGAAGCAGTTGGAGCAGGGCTCGTTCGACACCCTGTCCAAGCAGAGGCTGACCACCTCCGGTTCCGGCGAGTCCTTCAAGGTGAACGGCAACGCGTCGGTGGTCTGCGGTGACGTCCACACCGCCAACGCGACGGTCTACCTGGTGGACTCCGTCCTGATGCCGAAGTCCTGA
- a CDS encoding anti-sigma factor, translated as MSTEDTEGTTGMHEGTGAYVTDALPPAERAAFEAHLETCEACLREVAELAATAALLGRAVAVEPPPALRESVLREIRAVPARPEPVRPPAHRARPARPRLRWALAACLAAAVGFGGVAAWQYQRAETARQDARRVEARAAALTEVLAAPDARLATGRMADGGTGTVVLSRDRDRAVFVADGLAAPPEGRVYQLWYTDPKGIMRPAGLMDPARPDAPALLRGEVGPATGVGVTEEPAGGSAAPTTDPLVVLAFPAAGAA; from the coding sequence ATGAGCACAGAGGACACGGAAGGCACGACGGGCATGCACGAGGGCACGGGTGCCTACGTCACGGACGCGCTGCCCCCGGCGGAGCGGGCGGCCTTCGAGGCCCATCTGGAAACCTGCGAGGCGTGCCTGCGGGAGGTCGCGGAACTCGCGGCCACGGCGGCCCTGCTGGGCCGGGCGGTGGCGGTGGAGCCGCCGCCCGCGCTCCGGGAGTCGGTGCTGCGCGAGATCCGGGCGGTGCCCGCGCGGCCGGAGCCCGTACGGCCTCCCGCGCACCGCGCGCGGCCCGCGCGGCCCCGGCTGCGCTGGGCCCTGGCGGCCTGCCTCGCGGCGGCGGTCGGTTTCGGCGGGGTGGCGGCCTGGCAGTACCAGCGGGCCGAGACGGCCCGCCAGGACGCCCGACGGGTCGAGGCGCGGGCGGCGGCCCTCACGGAGGTGCTCGCGGCGCCCGACGCGCGGCTGGCCACGGGCCGCATGGCCGACGGCGGTACGGGCACGGTGGTGCTCTCCCGGGACCGGGACCGGGCCGTGTTCGTGGCCGACGGCTTGGCGGCGCCGCCCGAGGGGCGGGTGTACCAGCTGTGGTACACCGACCCGAAGGGCATCATGCGTCCGGCCGGGCTGATGGACCCGGCGCGACCCGACGCCCCCGCGCTGCTGAGGGGCGAGGTCGGGCCCGCCACCGGGGTCGGGGTCACGGAGGAACCGGCGGGCGGTTCCGCCGCACCGACCACGGATCCGCTGGTGGTGCTCGCGTTCCCGGCGGCGGGCGCCGCGTAG
- the sigK gene encoding ECF RNA polymerase sigma factor SigK: protein MNDVTRADRAEDGMPALLGRVAEGDEDAFVSVYEAVSGSVLGLAYTVLRDRAQAEEVAQEVLVEVWRTAGRYRADRGSVRTWVLTMAHRRAVDRVRSAQASTERERRAARLEAALPEFDEVSEAVEHHEERDRVRRCLGSLTEIQRQSVTLAYYRGLTCREVSEELSVPLGTVKTRLRDGLLRLRDCLGVSGG from the coding sequence GTGAACGACGTGACACGAGCGGACCGCGCCGAGGACGGCATGCCCGCCCTCCTCGGCCGGGTCGCCGAAGGGGACGAGGACGCCTTCGTCTCGGTGTACGAGGCGGTGAGCGGGTCCGTGCTGGGCCTGGCGTACACGGTGCTGCGCGATCGGGCCCAGGCCGAGGAGGTGGCGCAGGAGGTGCTCGTCGAGGTGTGGCGTACCGCCGGGCGCTACCGCGCCGACCGGGGCAGCGTGCGGACCTGGGTGCTGACGATGGCGCACCGCCGTGCGGTGGACCGGGTGCGTTCCGCGCAGGCCTCGACCGAGCGGGAGCGGCGCGCGGCGCGGCTGGAGGCCGCGCTTCCGGAGTTCGACGAGGTGAGCGAGGCGGTGGAGCACCACGAGGAGCGCGACCGGGTACGGCGCTGCCTGGGTTCGCTGACCGAGATCCAGCGCCAGTCGGTGACCCTGGCCTACTACCGGGGTCTGACCTGCCGCGAGGTGTCCGAGGAGCTGTCGGTGCCGCTGGGTACCGTGAAGACGCGCCTGCGCGACGGGCTGCTGCGGCTGCGCGACTGTCTCGGGGTGAGCGGCGGATGA
- a CDS encoding alpha-N-acetylglucosaminidase, whose translation MTRSGRPRGRRTVAVAALPAALLVLVLAGAAPGAVASGAGSPTAPGARQSDVRQSVVRRIPAVRDFDARPAREALERLLPRHAGQFTLVPDPGAAADTFTVSGTAGALTVRGTSGATLLTGVGWYLQHVAGADIGWPGDSLGMLPERLPAVPKPVTRSALVAHRYALNDTDDGYSGPYRTFEEHRRQIDLLALHGVNEVFVQVGAEYPYYRALQRFGYSAAELRAWIPGPAHQSWWLLQNMSGFGGPVSERLMRERAGIGGRIAEQLRGLGMTPVLPGFFGTVPPAFAGRNAGATTVPQGDWAGFDRPDWLDPNSAAFGKLAAAYYAEQRTVFGDSSMYRMSPLHEGGKTGSVDVAAAAGAVQKALWAAHPGALWAVLGWQEDPRRELLAGVDASKLLILDGLSDRYDGLDREARWGGAPYALGTIPNFGGHTTIGANTSVWSDRFDAWRSKPDSALTGIAYMPEATGTDPAAFDLFTDLAWESGQIDRRKWFAAYSARRYGRADAEAAAAWEELRKGPYSTASGLWSESQDGLFTARPSLSAAGSARWSPKSMRYPAGSVRRALDHLLKVAPPLRASSAYRYDLVDTARQALANHSRVLLPKIKAAYEAKDLRLFRELTAQWRDGERRLDGVTSADPNFLLGPRLSAARSRGADRAEADRYEYDTRSLLSVWGPRAASEGGSLHDYANREWGGLVSELYAPRWDAYFATLEEALVRRAVPRQIDWHAFEEEWARRTTRHAQAPVGDPYALASGIAAALPAAK comes from the coding sequence ATGACACGCAGCGGGCGCCCGCGTGGGCGCCGTACGGTCGCGGTGGCGGCGCTTCCCGCGGCACTGCTCGTCCTGGTCCTGGCGGGGGCGGCGCCCGGGGCGGTCGCCTCGGGCGCGGGATCGCCCACCGCGCCCGGTGCGCGGCAGTCCGACGTACGGCAGTCCGTCGTACGTCGGATTCCGGCGGTCCGGGACTTCGACGCGCGTCCGGCGCGGGAGGCTCTGGAACGGCTGCTGCCTCGGCACGCGGGCCAGTTCACGCTGGTGCCCGACCCGGGCGCCGCGGCGGACACCTTCACGGTGTCCGGGACGGCGGGCGCCCTCACGGTGCGCGGCACCAGCGGCGCGACCCTGCTCACCGGGGTCGGCTGGTACCTCCAGCACGTCGCGGGCGCCGACATCGGCTGGCCCGGCGACAGCCTGGGGATGCTGCCGGAGCGCCTGCCGGCCGTGCCGAAGCCGGTGACCCGGAGCGCGCTGGTCGCCCACCGGTACGCGCTCAACGACACGGACGATGGCTACTCGGGCCCGTACCGCACCTTCGAGGAGCACCGACGGCAGATCGACCTGCTGGCCCTGCACGGCGTCAACGAGGTGTTCGTGCAGGTCGGCGCCGAGTATCCGTACTACCGGGCGCTCCAGCGGTTCGGATACTCGGCGGCGGAGCTGAGGGCGTGGATCCCCGGTCCCGCGCACCAGAGTTGGTGGCTGCTGCAGAACATGAGCGGCTTCGGCGGGCCGGTCTCGGAACGGCTGATGCGCGAGCGGGCCGGGATCGGCGGCCGGATCGCCGAGCAGTTGCGCGGGCTGGGCATGACCCCGGTGTTGCCGGGCTTCTTCGGCACGGTGCCGCCGGCGTTCGCCGGGCGCAACGCGGGCGCCACGACCGTGCCGCAGGGTGACTGGGCCGGCTTCGACCGCCCGGACTGGTTGGACCCGAACTCGGCCGCGTTCGGGAAGCTGGCCGCCGCGTACTACGCCGAACAGCGGACGGTGTTCGGGGACAGCTCCATGTACCGGATGAGCCCGTTGCACGAGGGCGGCAAGACGGGTTCGGTGGACGTGGCGGCGGCGGCCGGGGCGGTGCAGAAGGCCCTGTGGGCGGCCCATCCCGGCGCCTTGTGGGCGGTGTTGGGCTGGCAGGAGGATCCGAGGAGGGAACTCCTGGCCGGGGTGGACGCCTCGAAGCTGTTGATCCTGGACGGACTGTCGGACCGGTACGACGGGTTGGACCGGGAGGCCCGTTGGGGCGGCGCGCCCTATGCGCTGGGCACGATCCCCAACTTCGGCGGACACACCACGATCGGCGCCAACACCTCGGTGTGGAGCGACCGGTTCGACGCGTGGCGGTCCAAGCCGGACAGCGCGCTCACGGGCATCGCGTACATGCCGGAGGCCACCGGGACCGATCCCGCCGCCTTCGACCTCTTCACGGACCTGGCCTGGGAGTCCGGGCAGATCGACCGGAGGAAGTGGTTCGCGGCGTACTCCGCCCGCCGGTACGGGCGCGCCGACGCCGAGGCGGCGGCCGCGTGGGAGGAACTGCGCAAGGGCCCGTACAGCACCGCATCGGGGCTGTGGTCGGAGTCCCAGGACGGCCTGTTCACGGCCCGACCGAGCCTGAGCGCGGCGGGATCCGCCCGCTGGAGCCCCAAGTCGATGCGCTATCCGGCCGGTTCGGTGCGCCGCGCCCTGGACCACCTGCTGAAGGTGGCCCCGCCGCTGCGGGCTTCCAGCGCCTACCGGTACGACCTGGTGGACACGGCCCGGCAGGCATTGGCGAACCACTCGCGGGTGCTGCTGCCGAAGATCAAGGCCGCGTACGAGGCGAAGGACCTGCGCCTGTTCCGTGAGTTGACCGCCCAATGGCGCGACGGTGAGAGGCGGTTGGACGGCGTCACGAGCGCCGACCCGAACTTCCTCCTGGGGCCCCGCCTCTCGGCCGCCCGCTCCCGGGGCGCGGACAGGGCGGAAGCGGACCGGTACGAATACGACACGCGCTCGCTCCTGAGCGTGTGGGGCCCGCGCGCCGCCTCCGAGGGAGGCTCCCTGCACGACTACGCGAACCGCGAGTGGGGCGGTCTCGTCTCCGAGCTGTACGCACCCCGTTGGGACGCGTACTTCGCCACGCTGGAGGAGGCGCTGGTCCGGCGGGCGGTGCCCCGGCAGATCGACTGGCACGCCTTCGAGGAGGAGTGGGCGCGGCGGACCACCCGGCACGCCCAGGCGCCGGTCGGGGATCCGTACGCCCTGGCGTCGGGGATCGCGGCCGCGCTTCCCGCCGCGAAATGA
- a CDS encoding ricin-type beta-trefoil lectin domain protein — MPPRPRASLPCLTAAALLALLLSPATAVAEPTATSDTPLALTPPMGWNNWAHYMCDIDEAKVVANADALVSTGLAAKGYDTVTVDDCWMLKSRDADGDLVADPERFPHGMAWLGEYLHAKGLKFGIYQDAGALTCGRYPGSGAPAGGGADHYARDARLFASWKADFVKMDGCNLYVPPGKTKEQAYRDAYNGVARALRDSGRDMVLSASAPAYFQQGEWGGADWHKVIDWVGETGQLWREGRDIKVYAPAAPTTSRWGSVLGNYGYNRWLGRYAGPGNWNDPDFLIAGAPGLTEAESRSQVGLWAMMAAPFILSSEVSALTPAGLAALGNTDLIALDQDPLGRQGAVVSSNGTSDVMVRPLANGDRAVAVLNRTGAAMDVEVPLEDIGLAPSCAVDVKDLWSGARREATVSLTGRVAAHDTAVWRLTPRGCGKAVPTGQIAGNAAKCADGANTSGVGAVVMAACTGASDQRWTVGPDSRLRSADQCLTAGDGDLVELADCAPGRSRQSWAHDRPGALIEKSSGLCLTAPAAAATPDAPAERLRLTPCGDHRIDQTWALPV; from the coding sequence GTGCCGCCTCGCCCGCGTGCGTCGCTCCCCTGTCTGACCGCGGCCGCCCTGCTCGCCCTCCTGCTGTCCCCCGCGACGGCGGTGGCCGAACCCACCGCCACGTCGGACACCCCGCTCGCCCTCACCCCTCCCATGGGTTGGAACAACTGGGCGCACTACATGTGCGACATCGACGAGGCCAAGGTGGTCGCGAACGCCGACGCGCTCGTCTCCACCGGTCTCGCCGCCAAGGGCTACGACACGGTGACCGTCGACGACTGCTGGATGCTGAAGAGCCGTGACGCCGACGGCGACCTGGTGGCCGACCCGGAGAGGTTCCCGCACGGGATGGCCTGGCTCGGCGAGTACCTGCACGCCAAGGGGTTGAAGTTCGGCATCTACCAGGACGCCGGCGCGCTGACCTGCGGACGCTACCCGGGCAGCGGCGCTCCCGCGGGCGGGGGCGCGGACCACTACGCCCGCGACGCCCGGCTCTTCGCGTCCTGGAAGGCGGACTTCGTCAAGATGGACGGCTGCAACCTGTACGTGCCGCCCGGCAAGACGAAGGAACAGGCCTACCGCGACGCCTACAACGGCGTGGCCCGGGCCCTGCGCGACAGCGGCCGCGACATGGTCCTGTCCGCGTCCGCGCCCGCCTACTTCCAGCAGGGCGAATGGGGCGGCGCCGACTGGCACAAGGTGATCGACTGGGTGGGCGAGACCGGCCAGTTGTGGCGCGAGGGCCGTGACATCAAGGTGTACGCCCCGGCTGCGCCCACGACCTCGCGGTGGGGTTCGGTCCTCGGCAACTACGGCTACAACCGTTGGCTCGGCCGGTACGCGGGCCCTGGCAACTGGAACGACCCGGACTTCCTCATCGCCGGCGCCCCCGGACTCACCGAGGCGGAGAGCCGCAGTCAGGTCGGGCTGTGGGCCATGATGGCGGCCCCCTTCATCCTCTCCTCAGAGGTTTCCGCGCTCACCCCGGCCGGGCTCGCCGCGCTCGGCAACACCGACCTGATCGCACTCGACCAGGACCCGCTGGGCCGGCAGGGCGCGGTGGTCTCCTCGAACGGCACCTCCGACGTCATGGTGCGGCCGCTCGCGAACGGCGACCGTGCGGTGGCCGTCCTCAACCGGACCGGCGCCGCCATGGACGTCGAGGTGCCGCTGGAGGACATCGGCCTCGCCCCGTCGTGCGCCGTCGACGTCAAGGACCTGTGGAGCGGGGCCCGTCGTGAGGCGACCGTCTCGCTGACCGGCAGGGTCGCCGCCCACGACACCGCGGTGTGGCGGCTCACCCCGCGCGGCTGCGGCAAGGCCGTGCCGACCGGGCAGATCGCCGGCAACGCGGCCAAGTGCGCCGACGGGGCCAACACCAGCGGTGTCGGCGCGGTGGTCATGGCGGCCTGCACCGGAGCCTCCGACCAGCGGTGGACCGTGGGCCCCGACTCCCGACTGCGCTCGGCCGACCAGTGCCTCACGGCCGGGGACGGCGACCTGGTGGAACTGGCCGACTGCGCGCCCGGGCGATCCCGGCAGAGCTGGGCGCACGACCGTCCCGGCGCCCTGATCGAGAAGAGCAGCGGGCTGTGTCTGACCGCACCCGCGGCCGCGGCGACCCCGGACGCGCCGGCCGAGCGGCTGCGCCTGACCCCTTGCGGCGACCACCGGATCGACCAGACCTGGGCCCTGCCGGTCTGA
- a CDS encoding TetR/AcrR family transcriptional regulator: MPRRSAALDRATPEAIAVEALRILDEEGPAALSFRALADRLDVSHATVQRRCADLAGLLDLCTEHLAGQLPEIAAGTDWAEATEQRFSAFYRLLTAHPGLLVLRGGRPWLGRRLLARLVEPALADSVAAGMTAAEAMTVYRRMYLLTLGSAAFVDHRDPAGATAASRAALAALDPAEFPVLSGGLADVLPPLTDHEVYHGALRQLIEAARPAADRRGSA; encoded by the coding sequence ATGCCGAGAAGATCAGCCGCCCTGGACCGCGCGACCCCCGAGGCCATCGCCGTCGAAGCCCTGCGGATCCTCGACGAGGAAGGGCCGGCCGCGCTCAGCTTCCGCGCCCTCGCCGACCGGCTCGACGTCTCGCACGCCACCGTCCAGCGCCGCTGCGCCGATCTGGCGGGATTGCTGGACCTGTGCACCGAACACCTCGCGGGCCAACTGCCCGAGATCGCCGCCGGCACCGACTGGGCCGAGGCCACCGAGCAGCGGTTCTCCGCGTTCTACCGGCTGCTCACCGCACACCCCGGCCTGCTCGTACTGCGCGGTGGCCGGCCCTGGTTGGGCCGCCGACTGCTCGCCCGACTCGTGGAACCGGCGCTGGCCGACAGCGTCGCCGCCGGGATGACCGCGGCCGAGGCGATGACCGTCTACCGCCGGATGTACCTGCTCACCCTCGGCAGCGCCGCCTTCGTGGACCACCGCGATCCCGCCGGCGCCACCGCCGCGTCCCGGGCCGCCCTGGCCGCGCTGGACCCGGCCGAGTTCCCCGTGCTCTCCGGAGGCCTGGCCGACGTACTGCCCCCGCTGACCGACCACGAGGTGTACCACGGCGCCCTGCGCCAGCTGATCGAGGCCGCCCGGCCGGCCGCCGACCGGCGCGGCAGCGCCTGA
- a CDS encoding serine/threonine dehydratase, which produces MEQQLDYAAVRAAAGRMADAIRPVAVVPAERGVWYALEHLQHTGSFKARGARNFLVAHREAGTLPAAGVTIASGGNAGLACAWAARAQGVAATVFLPVNAPRVKVERLRGYGADVRLVGDRYAEALSACREFADASGALSSHAYDHPLIAAGAGTLLDEIRAGLPGLDTVVVAVGGGGLFAGVATAAREHGVRVVAAEPENCRALNAALEAGRPVDVPVDSVAADSLGATRVSVDALAAARQGDVVSVLVPDEAIVAARRGLWEDHRIVVEAAAATALAALRGAPEPLGERVAVILCGANTDPSDLAAPAPGRQPVR; this is translated from the coding sequence ATGGAGCAGCAGCTCGACTACGCGGCCGTGCGCGCCGCCGCCGGCCGGATGGCCGACGCGATCCGTCCCGTCGCCGTGGTGCCCGCCGAACGGGGCGTCTGGTATGCCCTGGAACACCTCCAGCACACCGGCTCCTTCAAGGCGCGCGGAGCCCGGAACTTCCTCGTCGCGCACCGCGAGGCGGGCACCCTCCCCGCCGCCGGGGTGACGATAGCCTCCGGCGGCAACGCGGGTCTCGCCTGCGCCTGGGCGGCCCGCGCGCAGGGGGTGGCCGCGACCGTGTTCCTGCCCGTGAACGCGCCCCGTGTGAAGGTCGAGCGGCTGCGCGGGTACGGGGCCGACGTGCGGCTCGTCGGCGACCGCTACGCCGAAGCGCTGTCCGCCTGCCGGGAGTTCGCCGACGCGAGCGGCGCCCTGAGCAGCCACGCGTACGACCACCCGCTGATCGCCGCGGGCGCCGGCACCCTGCTCGACGAGATCCGGGCGGGGCTTCCGGGCCTGGACACGGTGGTCGTCGCGGTCGGCGGCGGCGGACTGTTCGCCGGTGTGGCCACCGCCGCGCGCGAGCACGGCGTACGGGTCGTGGCGGCCGAACCCGAGAACTGCCGCGCACTGAACGCCGCCCTGGAGGCCGGTCGACCGGTGGACGTCCCGGTGGATTCCGTCGCCGCCGACTCGCTCGGCGCCACCCGCGTCTCCGTCGACGCCCTGGCCGCGGCGCGACAGGGCGACGTGGTGTCGGTGCTCGTCCCCGACGAGGCCATCGTCGCCGCCCGCCGGGGACTCTGGGAAGACCACCGGATCGTGGTCGAGGCGGCCGCCGCCACCGCTCTCGCCGCCCTCCGCGGGGCCCCGGAGCCGCTGGGGGAGCGGGTCGCGGTGATCCTGTGCGGGGCCAACACGGACCCCTCGGACCTGGCGGCGCCGGCGCCCGGCCGGCAGCCGGTGCGGTAG
- a CDS encoding universal stress protein, with amino-acid sequence MSETAEPLIVVGVDGSNHSKEALRWAVAQAKAIGGRVHAVMSWDWNTNPFAVGPTSQEDLVGVEEAARLKLADTVAEAVGTSPGVPVFRRVEKGAPAKVLVEASGEAELTVVGTRGYGGFRGALLGSVSQQVVQYARSTVVVVRDENED; translated from the coding sequence GTGAGTGAGACCGCCGAGCCCCTGATCGTCGTCGGCGTGGACGGTTCGAACCACTCCAAGGAAGCGCTGCGCTGGGCCGTCGCCCAGGCCAAGGCCATCGGCGGCCGGGTACACGCCGTGATGAGTTGGGACTGGAACACCAACCCCTTCGCGGTGGGCCCGACATCGCAGGAGGACCTGGTCGGCGTCGAGGAGGCGGCCCGCCTCAAGCTCGCCGACACCGTCGCCGAGGCCGTCGGCACCTCACCGGGCGTCCCGGTCTTCCGACGCGTCGAAAAGGGCGCGCCGGCCAAGGTGTTGGTCGAGGCGTCGGGGGAGGCCGAGCTGACGGTGGTCGGCACGCGGGGGTACGGCGGCTTCAGGGGCGCCCTGTTGGGCTCGGTGAGCCAGCAGGTGGTCCAGTACGCACGGAGCACCGTGGTCGTGGTCCGGGACGAGAACGAGGACTGA
- a CDS encoding sugar ABC transporter substrate-binding protein: MTRSPALRTAIATLVAGALLSTAACGMNAAPDDVKEARRTGRVAGAITFRTLQLKPAYTSYVQGVIDAFEAKYPEVKVRWEDVPGDGYNEKLVADARAGALPDVVNLSTDSFQLLGDRGMLADVAALDAEVAEDYVPGSWEQFKLPGKGDGVFAYPWYVTPEILTYNEELFERAGLDPARPPTTVEQFFDCAERIAARSGGRYAAFMADPKGRLPGDWQKMGVPILDASGSAFTFDTDKAVEWVERMKDLYAKGAMPKESLLKADDINQLYGGGKLVFGPGSPGFVKDIKRNAPQVYAHTRVAGAVTGTLGHIGIYAQSLGIRKDTEHPDAAAELAKWVTNGPNQVEFAKKATIYPSNARGLTDPYFADRGDGKDAETVARAIGAEQLRTADLDANTPVQWTNQVGDAVVREMQRAIQGELDPKAAVRKAQEEANKLLADAANR, encoded by the coding sequence ATGACCCGTTCCCCCGCGCTCCGCACGGCCATCGCCACACTCGTGGCCGGAGCACTCCTGTCCACCGCGGCATGCGGCATGAACGCCGCCCCGGACGACGTGAAGGAGGCGAGGAGGACCGGCCGCGTGGCGGGCGCGATCACCTTCCGCACCCTCCAGCTGAAACCCGCGTACACCTCCTACGTCCAGGGGGTCATCGACGCCTTCGAGGCGAAGTACCCCGAGGTGAAGGTGAGATGGGAGGACGTGCCGGGCGACGGTTACAACGAGAAGCTCGTCGCCGACGCCCGGGCCGGGGCTCTCCCGGACGTGGTCAACCTCTCCACCGACTCCTTCCAGCTCCTCGGCGACCGGGGCATGCTCGCCGATGTGGCCGCGCTCGACGCGGAGGTCGCCGAGGACTACGTCCCGGGCTCCTGGGAGCAGTTCAAACTCCCCGGCAAGGGCGACGGCGTGTTCGCCTATCCCTGGTACGTGACCCCCGAGATCCTCACCTACAACGAGGAACTCTTCGAGCGGGCAGGCCTGGACCCGGCCCGACCGCCCACCACCGTCGAGCAGTTCTTCGACTGTGCCGAACGGATAGCCGCCCGCTCCGGCGGCCGCTACGCCGCGTTCATGGCGGACCCCAAGGGGCGACTGCCCGGCGACTGGCAGAAGATGGGCGTCCCGATCCTCGACGCGAGCGGGAGCGCGTTCACCTTCGACACCGACAAGGCCGTCGAGTGGGTCGAACGCATGAAGGACCTGTACGCCAAGGGCGCGATGCCCAAGGAGTCGCTCCTCAAGGCGGACGACATCAACCAGTTGTACGGCGGCGGGAAACTGGTCTTCGGGCCGGGCTCCCCGGGCTTCGTCAAGGACATCAAGCGCAACGCCCCACAGGTCTACGCCCACACCCGGGTCGCGGGCGCCGTCACCGGGACGCTCGGCCACATCGGCATCTACGCACAGTCGCTCGGCATCCGGAAGGACACCGAACACCCGGACGCGGCGGCCGAGTTGGCCAAGTGGGTGACCAACGGACCCAACCAGGTCGAGTTCGCCAAGAAGGCCACCATCTACCCCTCCAACGCCCGGGGACTGACCGACCCGTACTTCGCGGACCGGGGAGACGGCAAGGACGCCGAGACCGTGGCCCGCGCGATCGGCGCCGAGCAGCTGAGGACCGCGGACCTCGACGCCAACACCCCCGTGCAGTGGACCAACCAGGTCGGTGACGCGGTGGTCCGCGAGATGCAGCGGGCCATCCAGGGCGAGCTGGACCCCAAGGCGGCGGTGAGGAAGGCACAGGAGGAGGCGAACAAGCTGCTCGCCGACGCGGCGAACCGGTGA